The following are from one region of the Hyphomicrobium album genome:
- a CDS encoding AI-2E family transporter, giving the protein MASADSEKLRSIGISIIAVGVVIAGLVLGRSFLIPLAIAVLLWNLLEALIDGFRRVGIGRVRLPRSIAALLAIAAVSFFVYLIVNILLAQGGAVAEAWPHYGERLKSIAADLALWLGPDYSAKVREVIGRVDLTRHAAGLFVTAQSLLLNAILIVLYVGFLMGERRYVSQKIAALFPDAGQARDTDKMLSAISGGIRRYIWIKTLISLLTALLSYAVLRGLGVDFAETWALLIFFLNYIPNIGSVIGVIFPTVLALVQFDTLVPFFTIGIGLTAIQLIIGNVVDPMLTGRSLNMSSFAIVLLLAFWGTIWGVVGMFLCVPIMMLMMIVCANVPSWRWVAVLLSKDGRIDVQPPGPIPNSQR; this is encoded by the coding sequence ATGGCGTCGGCCGACAGTGAAAAACTCCGCAGCATCGGAATTTCGATCATCGCCGTCGGCGTCGTCATCGCCGGGCTGGTGCTGGGCCGCTCGTTCCTCATCCCGCTCGCCATCGCCGTCCTCCTGTGGAACCTGCTGGAGGCCCTGATCGACGGCTTCCGGCGCGTCGGCATCGGCCGCGTGCGGCTTCCACGCTCGATCGCGGCATTGCTCGCGATCGCCGCGGTGAGCTTTTTCGTCTACCTGATCGTCAACATCCTCCTCGCCCAGGGTGGCGCCGTCGCCGAAGCATGGCCGCACTACGGGGAGCGATTGAAGTCCATCGCTGCGGATCTGGCGCTATGGCTCGGTCCCGATTACTCGGCGAAGGTCAGGGAGGTGATCGGGAGAGTCGATCTGACGCGGCACGCGGCCGGTCTCTTTGTCACCGCGCAGTCGTTGCTCCTCAACGCGATCCTCATCGTGCTGTACGTCGGCTTCCTGATGGGCGAGCGGCGCTATGTGAGCCAGAAGATCGCCGCGCTATTTCCGGACGCGGGCCAGGCGCGCGACACCGACAAGATGCTGTCGGCGATTTCCGGCGGCATTCGCCGTTACATCTGGATCAAGACGCTCATCAGCCTTCTCACCGCGCTCCTAAGCTACGCGGTCCTGCGCGGCTTGGGTGTCGACTTCGCCGAAACCTGGGCGCTGCTGATCTTCTTCCTCAACTACATTCCCAACATCGGCTCCGTCATCGGCGTAATTTTTCCGACCGTGCTCGCGCTCGTTCAATTCGACACGCTCGTGCCGTTCTTCACCATCGGTATCGGGCTCACGGCCATTCAGCTGATCATCGGCAACGTCGTCGACCCCATGCTCACCGGCCGGTCGCTCAACATGAGCTCCTTTGCCATCGTTCTGCTGCTCGCCTTCTGGGGAACGATCTGGGGCGTGGTCGGCATGTTCCTGTGCGTGCCGATCATGATGCTCATGATGATCGTGTGCGCCAACGTGCCGAGTTGGCGTTGGGTAGCCGTCTTGCTCTCCAAGGACGGCCGCATCGACGTGCAGCCGCCCGGCCCCATTCCGAACTCACAGAGATAG
- a CDS encoding EAL domain-containing protein, translating to MYRVYGCIIDQHDIRLVLLAAIICALTAGTTFGIYSRVAHARGSLRTMWLLVTGVCAASGIWATHFVAMLAYEDNIPTAYDPGLTAGSLVIAIIATTAGFAVCARGGVRHAAIGGAIIGLGISLMHFTGMKALIIGGTLEWGWTYVAVAVILGIALGSASVVAYEKLSAGRLGIAAGAVLLTLAICAMHFTAMAAAIIMPDPTVTVSTGFSADATMLALAVTGLVGLVIFAGIIVAVIDHRTQQVNIDQVRELVDAASEGILICHDGIIVNANRRIAEMCGRPVSELVGKHATVDLLHGLPFADLAAASETEAAIRSADGKLTPVEVIRRPFRSGVHSNEVYAIRDLSERYRSEARIAHITRHDPITDLPNRVLLRERLEPALTTRRRDEHVAVLCLDLSRFKSVNDAFGRPVGDALLRKVARRLLGCVRESDTVARIGADEFVIIQCSPDPWRHAADLAERVIEVIGAPYVVKGHDIRAATSVGIAVPLSEGVSADDLIGQAEMALHAAKAIGRGSYLFFEPEMNARAHERHEMERDLRQALQRGELEMFYQPFVDLERMEVCGAEALMRWRHPERGLITPDRFIPIAEETGLIIEMGAWALREACAEAASWPSGIKLAVNLSPVQFTSPRLVETVCEALGDSGLAVDRLELEVTESVLLQDSQPTLAALCRLHHLGIGISMDDFGTGYSSLSYLQKFAFDKIKIDRCFLSNAQPKEAQAVIRAICGLGHALQLAVTAEGVETAEQLELVRAEGCIAAQGYYFSPPVTAEALRAMLPASGKAAHAA from the coding sequence GTGTACCGCGTTTACGGCTGCATCATCGACCAGCACGACATCCGCCTCGTATTGCTGGCGGCAATCATCTGCGCGCTCACCGCCGGCACGACGTTCGGCATCTATTCCCGGGTCGCGCACGCCCGCGGCTCGCTGCGCACGATGTGGCTGCTGGTCACCGGCGTGTGTGCTGCGAGCGGCATCTGGGCGACGCACTTTGTGGCGATGCTCGCCTACGAGGACAACATCCCCACCGCCTACGATCCGGGCCTGACTGCCGGCTCGCTGGTCATAGCGATTATCGCCACGACCGCCGGTTTCGCCGTATGTGCGCGCGGAGGCGTGCGGCACGCGGCGATAGGCGGCGCGATCATCGGCCTCGGCATCAGCCTCATGCACTTCACCGGCATGAAGGCGCTGATCATCGGCGGTACCCTCGAATGGGGCTGGACGTATGTCGCCGTCGCCGTGATCCTCGGAATCGCGCTCGGCTCTGCCTCCGTCGTGGCGTACGAGAAGCTCTCTGCAGGCCGGCTCGGCATAGCGGCTGGCGCAGTCCTGCTGACGCTCGCCATCTGTGCGATGCACTTCACCGCTATGGCGGCGGCGATCATCATGCCCGATCCGACGGTGACGGTGTCCACCGGCTTTTCCGCCGACGCCACCATGCTGGCGCTGGCCGTCACCGGCCTGGTCGGATTGGTGATCTTTGCCGGGATCATCGTGGCCGTCATCGATCACCGGACGCAGCAGGTCAACATCGACCAGGTGCGCGAGCTCGTCGACGCAGCAAGCGAGGGCATCCTCATTTGCCATGACGGCATCATCGTCAATGCCAATCGCCGGATCGCCGAAATGTGCGGCCGGCCGGTCAGCGAGCTGGTCGGTAAGCATGCGACAGTCGACCTGCTGCACGGTCTGCCATTCGCCGATCTCGCGGCGGCGAGCGAGACAGAGGCGGCGATCCGTAGTGCAGATGGCAAGCTGACGCCCGTCGAGGTCATCCGGAGACCGTTCCGCTCCGGAGTGCACTCGAACGAGGTCTATGCCATCCGCGACCTCAGCGAACGCTACCGGAGCGAGGCCAGGATCGCGCACATCACACGGCACGACCCCATCACCGACCTGCCGAACCGCGTGCTGCTCCGTGAGCGCCTGGAGCCGGCGCTGACTACGCGCCGGCGCGACGAGCATGTCGCCGTACTGTGCCTCGACCTGTCCCGGTTCAAGTCGGTCAACGACGCTTTCGGCCGGCCCGTAGGCGACGCCCTGTTGCGCAAGGTGGCGCGCCGGCTGCTCGGCTGCGTGCGCGAGAGCGATACCGTGGCGCGGATCGGTGCAGACGAGTTCGTCATCATCCAATGCAGTCCCGACCCTTGGCGGCACGCGGCCGATCTCGCCGAGCGCGTCATAGAGGTTATCGGCGCGCCATACGTCGTGAAGGGCCACGACATACGCGCGGCGACGAGTGTCGGGATCGCTGTCCCACTTTCCGAAGGAGTCTCAGCCGACGACCTGATCGGCCAGGCGGAAATGGCATTGCATGCGGCCAAGGCAATTGGGCGCGGCAGCTACTTGTTCTTCGAGCCGGAAATGAATGCGCGGGCCCATGAGCGCCACGAGATGGAGCGCGACCTGCGCCAGGCTCTTCAGCGGGGCGAGCTGGAGATGTTCTATCAGCCATTCGTCGATCTGGAGCGGATGGAAGTGTGCGGGGCCGAAGCGCTGATGCGCTGGCGGCATCCCGAGCGCGGGCTCATCACGCCCGACCGCTTCATTCCGATCGCCGAGGAGACGGGGCTCATCATTGAGATGGGCGCATGGGCGCTGCGCGAAGCCTGCGCCGAAGCGGCAAGCTGGCCGTCGGGTATCAAGCTCGCGGTTAATCTGTCGCCAGTGCAGTTCACCAGTCCGCGCCTGGTCGAAACCGTATGCGAGGCGCTGGGCGACAGCGGGCTCGCCGTCGATCGGCTCGAGCTGGAGGTGACCGAGTCGGTGCTGCTGCAGGACAGTCAGCCGACGCTCGCCGCTCTGTGCCGGTTGCACCATCTTGGGATTGGCATCTCGATGGACGACTTCGGCACCGGCTACTCGTCGCTGAGCTACCTGCAGAAGTTCGCCTTCGACAAGATCAAGATCGACCGCTGCTTCCTCTCCAATGCCCAGCCGAAGGAGGCGCAGGCGGTCATCCGGGCGATCTGCGGCTTGGGCCACGCGCTGCAACTCGCCGTGACGGCGGAGGGCGTGGAAACCGCAGAGCAGCTCGAGCTGGTGCGTGCCGAGGGCTGTATTGCCGCGCAAGGCTACTATTTCAGCCCGCCGGTCACCGCCGAAGCTCTGCGCGCCATGCTGCCGGCTTCGGGGAAAGCCGCCCACGCCGCCTGA
- a CDS encoding FdhF/YdeP family oxidoreductase: MTIKHAVAGVEDYKGPAGGWGALKAVAKALSHEMAVPRDVRSLLSMNQPTGFDCPGCAWPDPRHTSSFEFCENGAKAVAWEATSKRTTPEFFAAHTVSELWNWSDYALEGEGRLTHPMAYDHATDTYQPIAWEEAFARIGGALQALPDPNMAEFYTSGRTSNEAAFLYQLFVREYGTNNFPDCSNMCHEATSVGLPDSIGVGKGTVTLEDFDHADAIFCIGHNPGTNHPRMLATLREASKRGCRIVVFNPLRERGLERFQAPQNPFEMVTLGSTPIASSYYQVGIGGDVAVLKGMMKALLEMDRAEITAGRQGILDREFIAEHTRGFDALVANIDATDWKQIERYSALPRADIESAAKVYAEAERVIICYGMGITQHRHGTSNVNQIANLLMMRGNIGKEGAGICPLRGHSNVQGDRTVGITEIPSKELLDNLEATFPIKVPRAKGHNAVEAIEAIVNGHSKALICLGGNLAVAMSDPDVTFPAMRQLDLAVHIATKLNRSHLLIAKESIILPCLGRTELDIQATGRQSVTVEDSMAMVHASSGGLKPASEHLKSEPAIVAEMALATIPATKVNWRELIADYGRIRDKIEAVFADFSDFNKRVAEPGGFRLSVPASERVWKTKSGKAEFLVVGGLEEDPRCEQPGALILATVRSHDQYNTTIYGLDDRYRGITGRRDIIFMNAADLETRGLQHGDVVDIETLCNEGEEARTLSGLTAVAFDIAAGSVATYYPEANSLIAIDNYDRRSGTPSYKSVPVAVKRAAPQI, translated from the coding sequence ATGACGATCAAGCACGCCGTTGCCGGCGTCGAAGACTACAAGGGTCCGGCCGGCGGCTGGGGTGCTCTCAAGGCCGTCGCCAAGGCGCTGAGCCACGAGATGGCAGTGCCGCGCGACGTGCGCAGCCTGCTGTCCATGAACCAGCCGACCGGCTTCGATTGTCCCGGCTGCGCTTGGCCAGACCCGCGGCATACCTCGTCCTTCGAGTTCTGCGAGAACGGCGCCAAGGCGGTGGCGTGGGAGGCAACGAGCAAGCGCACGACGCCTGAATTCTTCGCCGCGCACACGGTCTCCGAATTGTGGAACTGGTCCGACTACGCGCTGGAGGGCGAGGGCCGGCTGACGCATCCGATGGCCTACGACCACGCCACGGATACCTATCAACCGATCGCCTGGGAGGAAGCGTTTGCGCGTATTGGCGGCGCGCTCCAGGCGCTGCCCGATCCAAACATGGCGGAGTTCTACACCTCGGGCCGCACTTCCAACGAAGCAGCATTCCTCTACCAGCTCTTCGTGCGCGAGTACGGAACCAACAACTTCCCCGACTGCTCCAACATGTGCCACGAGGCGACGAGCGTCGGACTGCCGGACTCGATCGGCGTCGGCAAGGGCACGGTGACGCTCGAGGATTTCGACCACGCGGATGCGATCTTCTGCATCGGCCACAACCCCGGCACCAACCATCCGCGCATGCTCGCCACGTTACGCGAGGCCTCCAAGCGCGGCTGCAGGATCGTGGTGTTCAACCCGCTGCGCGAACGCGGGCTCGAGCGTTTCCAGGCCCCTCAGAACCCGTTCGAGATGGTGACGCTCGGCTCGACGCCCATCGCCTCGTCCTACTACCAGGTCGGCATTGGCGGCGACGTCGCCGTCCTCAAGGGCATGATGAAGGCCCTGCTCGAAATGGACCGCGCCGAAATCACGGCCGGCAGGCAGGGCATTCTCGATCGCGAGTTCATTGCCGAGCACACGCGGGGCTTCGACGCACTCGTCGCCAACATCGACGCGACCGATTGGAAGCAGATCGAGCGCTATTCGGCGCTACCGCGCGCCGACATCGAGTCGGCGGCCAAGGTTTACGCCGAGGCCGAGCGCGTCATCATCTGCTACGGCATGGGCATCACGCAGCACCGCCACGGCACATCGAATGTCAACCAGATCGCCAACCTGCTGATGATGCGCGGCAACATCGGCAAGGAAGGCGCCGGCATCTGTCCGCTGCGCGGGCACTCCAACGTGCAGGGCGACCGAACCGTCGGCATCACCGAGATACCGTCGAAGGAGCTGCTCGACAATCTCGAAGCGACTTTCCCCATCAAGGTGCCGCGCGCCAAGGGCCACAACGCGGTGGAGGCCATCGAGGCGATCGTCAATGGCCATTCGAAGGCTCTCATCTGTCTCGGCGGCAATCTGGCGGTCGCGATGTCCGATCCTGACGTGACCTTCCCGGCGATGCGCCAGCTCGACCTTGCCGTGCACATCGCGACCAAGCTGAACCGGTCGCACCTGCTCATCGCCAAGGAAAGCATCATCCTGCCGTGCCTCGGTCGGACGGAGCTCGACATCCAGGCGACCGGGCGGCAGAGCGTGACGGTCGAAGATTCCATGGCGATGGTGCATGCCTCGTCGGGTGGACTGAAACCCGCGTCGGAACACTTGAAGTCGGAGCCGGCCATCGTGGCCGAGATGGCGCTTGCGACGATACCTGCCACGAAGGTCAACTGGCGCGAGCTCATCGCCGACTACGGCCGCATCCGCGACAAGATCGAGGCGGTTTTCGCGGACTTCTCGGATTTCAATAAGCGCGTCGCCGAACCCGGCGGGTTCCGCTTGTCCGTTCCCGCTTCCGAGCGCGTATGGAAGACGAAATCGGGGAAGGCCGAGTTTCTCGTGGTCGGCGGGCTGGAGGAAGACCCGCGTTGTGAGCAGCCGGGCGCCCTCATCCTCGCGACCGTGCGCAGTCACGATCAGTACAATACGACGATCTACGGCCTCGATGATCGCTATCGCGGCATCACCGGACGCCGCGACATCATTTTCATGAATGCCGCCGACCTCGAAACGCGTGGACTGCAGCACGGCGACGTGGTCGACATCGAAACGCTCTGCAATGAAGGGGAGGAAGCGCGCACGCTGTCGGGTTTGACGGCGGTGGCCTTCGACATCGCAGCAGGCTCCGTCGCCACGTACTATCCAGAAGCCAACAGCCTCATCGCCATCGACAACTACGACCGGCGCAGCGGCACGCCCTCGTACAAGTCGGTCCCGGTCGCCGTGAAGCGCGCCGCGCCCCAGATCTAG
- a CDS encoding alpha/beta fold hydrolase, whose protein sequence is MSRYVRLNDVELHYIAAGAGPLVILLHGWPQTWYAWHAIIPRLAERFRVIAPDLRGTGLSERTPGGYDKRTIAEDLRALIAHAGASPAAVVGHDMGGKAGYVLAHLFPDAVARLVLVDCLLPGTENMDALRGGAWHYGFHMAPEMPEMLTRGRERAYISAQIKAWSHRRDAISEAAIDEYARHYAAPGGMTAGFNYYRALRDDAPFAATLRGRKLAMPVLAITGRFGVGNKLADALKGEADRLTAVVVEDSGHFVAEEAPETFIHELQRFLAA, encoded by the coding sequence GTGAGCCGCTACGTACGCCTTAACGACGTGGAGCTGCACTACATCGCCGCCGGCGCAGGCCCGCTGGTGATCCTGCTGCACGGGTGGCCGCAGACCTGGTACGCGTGGCACGCGATCATCCCGCGGCTCGCCGAGCGGTTCCGGGTGATCGCTCCCGATCTCCGGGGCACGGGGCTCTCCGAACGGACGCCGGGCGGATACGACAAGCGGACCATCGCCGAAGACCTGCGCGCCCTGATCGCCCACGCCGGCGCCTCGCCGGCAGCTGTCGTCGGGCACGACATGGGGGGCAAGGCCGGATACGTTCTGGCTCATCTCTTTCCGGATGCGGTGGCGCGGTTGGTGCTTGTCGACTGTCTTCTGCCGGGAACCGAGAACATGGATGCGCTCCGCGGCGGCGCTTGGCACTATGGATTCCACATGGCGCCGGAGATGCCGGAAATGCTCACGCGGGGGCGCGAGCGCGCATACATCAGCGCGCAGATCAAGGCATGGTCGCATCGCAGGGATGCCATCAGCGAGGCGGCAATCGACGAGTACGCCCGTCACTATGCGGCCCCGGGAGGCATGACCGCCGGCTTCAACTACTACCGCGCGTTGCGTGATGACGCGCCGTTCGCCGCCACCCTGCGCGGGCGCAAGCTCGCGATGCCGGTCTTGGCCATCACGGGTCGCTTCGGCGTGGGCAACAAGCTTGCCGATGCTCTCAAGGGCGAGGCCGACCGGCTGACCGCCGTCGTCGTCGAGGACAGCGGGCATTTCGTTGCCGAGGAGGCGCCAGAAACTTTCATCCACGAGCTGCAGCGGTTCCTCGCCGCCTAA
- a CDS encoding DUF808 domain-containing protein: MSGLLALLDDVVALTKLTAATLDDAASQAVQASAKAAGVVIDDAAVTPRYVTGLAAQRELPIVGRIAIGSLRNKLLFLLPAALLLSAYFPDAITPLLMLGGLYLAFEGYEKVHHLLAARSETEQGLKVVAELAKGDTALEDQKVAGAIRTDFILSAEIMAIALASITAPDLVTQALVLAAVAIFITVAVYGVVALIVKADDLGVRLVKRNGAISGPIGRALVYGMPAFLETLSLIGMLAMLWVGGGILVHGLAEFGIVQPEHVIHHIAEAVAGAVPLAGGVASWLVTATGSAIVGLVAGAVTAAVVAIGGAPFRKRQAGH, translated from the coding sequence ATGAGCGGCCTGCTGGCACTGCTGGACGACGTGGTCGCCTTGACCAAGCTCACGGCCGCGACCTTGGATGACGCGGCGAGCCAGGCCGTGCAGGCCAGCGCCAAAGCAGCGGGGGTCGTCATTGACGATGCGGCGGTGACCCCGCGCTACGTCACCGGCCTCGCCGCGCAGCGCGAGCTGCCGATCGTCGGCCGTATCGCGATCGGCTCGCTGCGCAACAAGCTGCTGTTCCTGCTTCCTGCCGCGCTGCTGCTCAGCGCCTATTTCCCCGATGCGATCACGCCGCTCTTGATGCTCGGCGGCCTCTACCTCGCCTTCGAGGGCTACGAGAAGGTGCATCACCTGCTTGCGGCCCGGAGCGAGACCGAGCAGGGCCTCAAGGTCGTCGCCGAGCTGGCAAAGGGCGACACGGCGCTCGAGGATCAAAAGGTCGCCGGCGCCATCCGCACCGACTTCATCCTCTCCGCCGAGATCATGGCCATTGCGCTGGCCAGCATCACCGCGCCCGATCTTGTCACCCAAGCGCTGGTGCTCGCCGCCGTGGCCATCTTCATCACCGTCGCCGTGTATGGCGTCGTCGCGCTGATCGTGAAGGCCGACGACCTCGGCGTGCGCCTCGTCAAGCGCAACGGCGCAATCTCCGGTCCCATCGGCCGCGCGCTCGTCTACGGCATGCCCGCGTTTCTGGAAACGCTGAGCCTCATCGGTATGCTCGCCATGCTGTGGGTCGGCGGCGGCATCCTCGTCCACGGCCTCGCCGAGTTCGGCATCGTCCAGCCCGAGCACGTCATCCACCACATCGCCGAGGCGGTGGCTGGCGCCGTGCCGCTGGCAGGCGGCGTCGCCTCCTGGCTGGTCACGGCAACGGGATCGGCGATCGTCGGGCTCGTCGCAGGCGCCGTCACGGCCGCCGTCGTGGCGATCGGCGGCGCGCCCTTCCGCAAGCGCCAAGCCGGGCACTGA
- a CDS encoding HlyD family secretion protein: protein MLEVALCSLFTILPDFLFRRYWQGRQITMYSIWYELRWGLTACLMLTVVLITIIFYYHPSTTSAAPLFRTVAILPETNGRVSEIFVKWRDKIEKGAPIFKLDSTKQEADLELAKRRIVEVDAAMVMAQADIAAAEGKIIEAKGALQQAQDELDTKQELRQRNAGVVAEREIERLTVMLDGRKGAVAGADAAKQAAETRLSTLLPAQKASADAALKQAQVELDKTVVYAGFSGLVEQFTLRVGDIVNPFMRPAGLLIPAEAGRQQLTAGFNQIEAQVMRVGMPAEATCASKPMVIIPMVVTGVQDYIASGQFRSAEQLIDVQQLAKPGTLLVFLEPLYEGGLDGVTPGSSCIANAYTNNHDRLEKEDLGFFHSLFLHMVDTVGVVHALILRAQALLLPVRTLVLQGH from the coding sequence ATGCTCGAAGTCGCGCTTTGCTCGCTGTTCACGATCCTGCCCGACTTCCTCTTCCGGCGTTATTGGCAGGGCCGCCAGATCACGATGTACTCGATCTGGTACGAGCTGCGTTGGGGCCTAACCGCCTGCCTGATGCTGACGGTCGTTCTGATCACCATCATCTTCTATTACCATCCCTCGACCACTTCCGCGGCGCCGCTGTTCCGCACGGTGGCGATCCTGCCCGAGACCAACGGGCGCGTGAGCGAGATCTTCGTCAAGTGGCGCGACAAGATCGAGAAGGGCGCCCCGATCTTCAAACTCGACAGCACCAAACAAGAGGCCGACCTCGAGTTGGCGAAGCGGCGGATCGTCGAGGTGGATGCAGCGATGGTCATGGCGCAGGCCGACATCGCCGCCGCGGAAGGCAAGATCATCGAGGCGAAAGGCGCCCTGCAGCAGGCGCAGGATGAGCTCGACACCAAGCAGGAACTCCGGCAGCGCAACGCCGGCGTCGTCGCCGAGCGCGAAATTGAGCGTCTCACTGTCATGCTCGACGGGCGCAAGGGTGCGGTTGCCGGCGCCGACGCCGCCAAGCAGGCCGCCGAGACGCGCCTGTCGACTTTGCTGCCGGCGCAGAAGGCCAGCGCCGATGCCGCCCTCAAGCAGGCCCAGGTCGAACTCGACAAGACCGTCGTATATGCCGGGTTCTCGGGCCTGGTAGAGCAGTTCACGCTGCGCGTCGGCGACATCGTCAATCCGTTCATGCGCCCGGCGGGCCTGCTGATCCCCGCAGAGGCCGGGCGCCAGCAACTTACCGCCGGTTTCAACCAGATCGAAGCGCAAGTGATGCGGGTCGGCATGCCCGCGGAAGCCACCTGTGCCTCCAAGCCCATGGTCATTATTCCTATGGTCGTCACCGGAGTGCAGGACTACATCGCTTCCGGCCAGTTCCGCTCGGCCGAGCAGTTGATCGACGTGCAGCAGCTGGCCAAACCCGGCACGCTCCTGGTTTTCCTGGAGCCGCTCTACGAGGGCGGGCTCGATGGCGTGACGCCCGGCTCCAGCTGCATCGCCAATGCCTACACGAACAATCACGACCGGCTGGAGAAGGAGGATCTCGGCTTCTTCCACAGCCTATTTCTTCACATGGTCGACACGGTCGGCGTGGTGCACGCCCTCATTCTGCGCGCCCAAGCCTTGCTGCTACCGGTTAGGACGCTGGTCCTACAGGGGCACTGA
- a CDS encoding alpha/beta fold hydrolase, giving the protein MRKRLVAVLLAALAMSSSQLRADPYLADFTYPYPVQRFDFRSQEQDLWMSFMDVAAARPNGRTVVLLHGKNFCGATWEGVVPALSDAGYRVVVPDQVGFCRSAKPRAYQFSLHQLAANTHALLEHLRVETPIVLGHSMGGMLAMRYALMYPADTGALVLVNPIGLEDWKAKGVPLATVDELFAKEKKTTRESIKMYQQKVYYDGKWKPEYDRWVDMLASMYLGKDGDLVAWNQALTTDMVLSQPVIYEVDKIKVPTLLLIGMKDTTALGKDRAPPEAAKSLGNYAALAPAVAKRIEGSSLVTFNDLGHSPQVEDRARFNAALLKGLEALPAAAKR; this is encoded by the coding sequence ATGAGGAAGAGACTGGTCGCCGTGCTTCTCGCGGCGCTGGCGATGTCATCGTCTCAACTGCGCGCCGACCCCTACCTCGCTGACTTCACCTACCCCTACCCCGTCCAACGCTTCGACTTCCGCTCGCAGGAACAGGATCTATGGATGTCCTTTATGGACGTCGCCGCCGCGCGGCCGAACGGGCGCACGGTCGTCCTCCTGCACGGCAAGAACTTCTGCGGCGCCACCTGGGAGGGCGTCGTCCCGGCGCTGTCGGACGCCGGGTATCGCGTCGTCGTCCCCGACCAGGTCGGCTTCTGCCGCTCCGCCAAGCCACGCGCCTACCAGTTCAGCCTGCACCAGCTCGCCGCCAACACGCACGCGCTGCTCGAGCACCTGAGGGTCGAGACGCCGATCGTGCTCGGCCATTCGATGGGCGGGATGCTCGCCATGCGCTACGCGCTGATGTACCCGGCCGACACGGGCGCGCTGGTGCTCGTCAATCCGATTGGGCTGGAGGACTGGAAGGCCAAGGGCGTGCCGCTCGCCACCGTCGATGAACTCTTCGCCAAGGAGAAAAAGACCACGCGCGAGAGCATCAAGATGTACCAGCAGAAGGTCTACTACGACGGCAAGTGGAAGCCCGAGTACGACCGCTGGGTCGACATGCTGGCATCGATGTATCTCGGCAAGGATGGCGATCTCGTCGCCTGGAACCAGGCGCTGACCACCGACATGGTGCTGTCGCAGCCGGTGATCTACGAGGTCGACAAGATCAAGGTGCCGACTCTGTTGCTCATCGGCATGAAGGACACAACCGCGCTCGGCAAGGACCGTGCCCCGCCCGAGGCCGCCAAGTCGCTCGGGAACTATGCGGCCCTGGCGCCGGCGGTGGCGAAGCGCATCGAGGGATCGTCGCTCGTCACCTTCAATGACCTCGGCCACTCGCCGCAGGTCGAGGACCGCGCTCGCTTCAATGCCGCGCTGCTGAAGGGGCTGGAGGCGCTGCCGGCGGCCGCTAAGCGGTAA
- a CDS encoding LysR family transcriptional regulator produces MDVTAALRAFIRTIERGSITAAARDLGVSQPAVSKLIRNLEAHTGARLLERSSRAVKPTPIGLVLYEASGNSLATIDAALERVRSDMGEIKGTLRLHGPVCLGESHLQRIVMDFQRLHPGVAVELTLENRSVDLVHENIDLAVRIGRPTEQSYILRKIGLIRRILVAAPAYLSSRGALRNPRQLADHDVIVTDAVLSRQGMLALCKGGQQLAVPVSPILKTNNAQVLIAALIAGRGVGPVQLPLVTNELRTTQLVRALPQYEVRPSELYVVYPTSRFLRPAVRAFVDFAGPALKAIDGIT; encoded by the coding sequence GTGGACGTCACCGCCGCTTTACGGGCTTTCATTCGCACGATCGAGCGCGGCTCCATTACCGCCGCGGCACGCGACCTCGGTGTCTCGCAGCCCGCGGTCAGCAAGCTCATCCGCAATCTGGAGGCCCATACGGGTGCGCGCCTGCTCGAGCGGTCGTCGCGTGCGGTGAAGCCCACGCCGATCGGGCTCGTGCTCTATGAAGCAAGCGGCAACTCTCTGGCGACGATCGATGCTGCCCTGGAGCGGGTTCGCAGCGACATGGGCGAGATCAAGGGAACACTGCGCCTGCACGGCCCGGTCTGCCTCGGCGAAAGCCACCTGCAGCGCATTGTCATGGACTTCCAGCGCCTCCACCCCGGTGTTGCCGTGGAGCTGACGCTGGAAAACCGCAGCGTCGATCTCGTGCACGAAAATATCGATCTTGCCGTCAGGATCGGCCGCCCGACGGAGCAAAGTTACATCCTGCGCAAGATCGGCCTGATTAGGCGGATACTGGTGGCGGCGCCGGCGTACCTGTCGTCGCGTGGCGCGCTGCGCAATCCAAGACAGCTCGCCGACCACGATGTCATCGTCACCGATGCCGTCCTGTCGCGGCAGGGCATGCTGGCGCTCTGCAAAGGGGGGCAGCAGCTCGCCGTACCGGTATCCCCGATTCTCAAGACCAATAACGCCCAGGTGCTTATTGCCGCGCTGATCGCCGGCCGTGGTGTGGGACCGGTGCAGCTTCCGCTGGTGACAAACGAGCTGAGGACCACGCAGCTAGTGAGAGCGTTGCCGCAGTACGAGGTGAGGCCGAGCGAGCTTTACGTCGTTTATCCGACCTCGCGTTTCCTCAGGCCGGCGGTGCGCGCCTTCGTTGATTTCGCCGGACCGGCCCTGAAAGCGATCGACGGAATTACATGA